AATGCttacaacaaaaaaacctaccagCTGGCTGAAGAAGCTCTTTCCTACAATGCCAGAGGCAGTGtcagaggtggggaaaaagagaCGTTTTGCGACCTGCACGAGTGCTCTGAAAAACCGTAGCATCCCATGCCCTGTGGACATTGGAGAGCCAGTTCTGGTGACCAGAGCCAGCAGAGGTAAAGCCTTGTGCCACAGTGCTACTGGTTATCTCAGAGACTGACTGCAGCTTCTGCCCAACAGAGCCAAGCACTTTTACCCACAGAGTGCGATTCTAGTACAAACCCCCCTCTCCTGACCTTGGAAGAGGAAGTGAATGCTGCATGTACCCTTGCCTTTGTAAAGCTGTGGATAATTTCAGTATTGTGaggctttttggtttgtttgggtttttttgttttggtttttttttaaatgtggcatAGCCTGAAGAGAAGCAGGTAAGGAATACAGTATACAGGTCCTGTAAATAGTCATTTATATTTTCCTGCCTCTATATAGATGGGGCCCAAGGATAGTGAGGGAAGCTACAAGCACTGTCTGTAATCTGTGCAAGAGTAGATAAGTTTCTAAGTACAGGATGCAAGCATCCTGTGCGTGCTGGTTCTGGGCTGTGCCCAAGTCGTCCCCTGCAGTCAGGGCTATGGCCAGTGACTGCAGGCGTCCAGGTGTTTGCGTGAAGCTTTTACACATGAAGCTATCTGTAAGTCTCTGCATCCTCTTCATCCCTTGCCAGCTGCCATGGGAGATGAGCGCAGCCCCCTTGAGTTTGCCTGGAAATGCTGAGTACAGGTGTGAGCCTGCTGAGGCGGCAGGAGATCTGAGCGCTCAGCAGGGCAAAgcactgcagcatctctgtgcTAAGACtgaaaactgtctttatttcataATAGGAACTCTCCTCTCTCTTTGTAGGGAAGCACCTGGGGTTTGATGTGAAGAGCTTGCTTAGACCATCCAGACCTCTAACACAACAGGTTTGTATGGTGCCATTttacgtattttattttttttaactttaaagacACTAACACTCAAAACATGATATCCCTGATGGAAAATGTCTTCTTTCCCTGCCTTATTTTTGCTTGTTCAACATCCCAAGTTGGTGTGGAAGCTTTGCACTGAAAATCACTActaatttctgcttaaaaatttGAGCATTTGTTGGTATGTCAAGTGAAATGACCAGAGAGCAAGTCAGTAGTAGACAGGAATACAGGAACAGCCAGAAATTGTACTTATCTGCCGCCTCTTTTTGTATTCCACAAAACAAGACTGCTCTTCCACTTTTTCCTTAGGAAATAAGGCCTGTTCTCCCAAAAACCTtagtgctctgctcctctccagcagaGAGGATCAGGcctgtcacatttttaaaagactaaCTGTTTCTGTTACTCTGTTTCAGGGTATAAGCATTGCATCAAcaccttttaaagcaaaatcagcaTCACTTTCCTCTCATATAGCAAAATCGCAGCATACTGGAGCTCTTGTACAGATGGTCCAAACAGCTTCGTCGTTTGGGGAACTGTCAGAGGCACTCAGAAAAGCTATTTTGTGGTGCAAAGGCAACAAATTCAAATCGGAATCTTATTTTCTGCGTAACAAGTTGTTGAAAAGTAATCGGTTGCACCATGTGGAGGCTCAAGGATGCAGGTAATTTTATGTGGGTGCGGGGTTTCTGGATCTGAcactttacattttaataaagtattttgcTAGTGTAGAGAAATGCAGTGGTCTAACCCActctttttaaattcaaatggGATCACTAGTTCAGGTCACTGGATGCTCCGACATGAGCATTTTGTTTAGCTTCAGTCATTTGTGAAAGGATTTAAAAGGCTAATAAATGCATAAATGCTTTAGAAGGAGGGTGAAAATGCACCTTAAATCATGTGCATGTCTAATGGTAATGATTATCCGATGCAAGGGGTGTCATCTTTCTTCAGAATGCCCTGACTACCGTTGTGCAAGGTGCTGTTGTATTTCCTTGGTACGACAAGGAAAATGGTAGAGAAGGCCAATAACTAAATctcccaaaacaaaataacactTGAGCAGCTGATAAAGTTATATTTTGTGCACCTTCCTTCCCTTAAGGTTGAAGAAAAAACTGTGCTGTGTCAAAACATCTGTCCGTAAATACCTCCTATATGGGTCACAAAACACACGCTGGCCAAAGCAGTACCTCAGGGCACGGTTCTGTCGAAGGAGGATCAAATCATCCGCACGCTTGAAGAGAACTTTGAAGACTGTTCGGCAAAATTCTTCTCAGCTTTTTGGGGTCTGTGAGAACAGTGCATCCCCTGTGCTCCCAGCTTACCAGGATGGGCCTCCGAGTCGTGAAGGACGTTCCAATGCTGATAGAGCGTCTGTCAGACTAAGCACAGCCGGGACCActaagcagctgctgctggaaggaagcCCTGGCCCTGCGTGGGAAGAAGCTACTGAGAACATGGATATTGATTCTATTTTTGCAGCAATGGGTGTCTGACCCTGGACTTGCAAGGAGGAAAGAGATCAAGCCattccaattattttttcttaagtaaaaaccctcaaaaccctAACAGTGTCTTGGTAATTCACAGCCCGAATTCTGCTATGGAAGtagcaattattttattatatttttgtaaaccagtttttttttttatggaagggtGTTCCAAACAGCTGAATAGTCTTCATCCTTTCACCTAGCCTTGTCCAGAAACAGTGAGCTACCCCTCCTCAGTGTCCCCTATTGCTGGACCACATGTTAAGTGCTGCTGTCAAACCCACAGTACCAGTAATTGCCATCTATGTCAGAAGGCTGCAGCTGATCGCCTACTGCTGCTTAGGACAagacttgctgctgcttttccaaggAAGTAGCCTTATACCCTTCCTTCTCTGCCACTTGTATATGGGACAGCCTTAACTTGCAGTATTATTGCTGTTGAACATTGGTTATCCTTGTCCTGCAATAGGGACTTAACTGAACGTATTGCCTCTGAGCTGCTCCAGAAATAGCGGAAAGCACAGCTGTGGCCTGCAAACATGTTTCTCGCTGTCCTAAAATCTCTTTAACGTAAGTGCAATTTCTGCCTGTTTGGCAATGTAAGGCACAGCTACTCTGAAATATATTAACAAAGTGATGTTAGAACAAGCAACGTGGTTAGTGCTTTCTGACAAGCTCTTGCTTGTAACTAAGTCCCAAGATCAGGATCACCAggaaatactaagaaaaaattGTCTCAGAATGAAGAACAGGAATCTGCTTTATTGTAGAGCACCTGCCTAACAGAGGTAAAGAATGGCTGTAAGTGCAAATAAATCTGTAATAGGTTAACTCCAATTTCTTAGGCTTAATATTGTTAGGAAACAAGAGCTTTACCCAgtgggacagaaaaaaagataaaccaattaagtgctaaaaaaaaatctgtattatgcACCTTGTATAAATTGGTCAATGTAAGTTTAGTTAGGAGTGGGCACAAACTTAACATGTTTTATTCAAAGAGCATGTACAGAGCAAAGAGCAGAAGTTCTCTGGCAGTTTGGCCTTGAAGACTTTGTCCAGTTAGCCAAGATCCATTGCCTGGGTTTCGTTTCTCTACAACTGAAAGAGTTGTAGGGAATCACCCACCATTAGCCCTCTGGATCTCCCATTCAACATAGTCCTCCTTCAAACAGACTTCCTGCCATTACAAGAATCTTCAGAGTTCTCTTCTCATTTCataaaatggtataaaaataCGTAAGTATACCACATACAATCCGATAACATTCAGCTGCTTCAATACTTTTCAGAAAAGGCTGGGAGTGAGGTTAGACATCCCAGCAGTGACCTCCAGCCTGAATAACCCCTCCAAACAACGCACATGACATTCCTTCCTTTTGGGCAGCAGGTGCTCAAGTAATGCCCCAGTGCACCCTGCACACAGAATCAAGATCCATAGTTTGCTTCATCAAAGGCCTTTCTGGCTCGTTTCAGTTCTTCATTCATTGTTAGGAGGTCTTTAACTCTGGCAAACTTCCGGGGGTCCTTGCGGATTAGAAAGACAATGTCCTCAACCTGTACACGACCCTGCCGCCCAATGGACATGGCCTTATGTGTCTGttagaggaaaagaggaaagtcAGCAGGGTTCCTTTGCCCCttaatttatatatatagttttggtttgtgtggtgtttttgttttggtttgtggtttggttttttttttaatctccattcCACTTTATTTCCTGTCTTATAATCAAAAAGTAAGCAATTTCAAGACCTGGGCACCATCATCCTAGTCACAAGAGAACTTCCCAGTAAGCCATGGAGTTACTGTTgctctgctgtccccagctgcctgtcACACCCTGCACATACCACTATACACACTAACAATAATGATATCAAAACTAAAGCAGATTATATATAGGACCCCCCCAGCCTGCAGAGTGTTTGATGATGAACAGCATCAGGCAGAACCTGGAAGCAGCGTGAAGCACCTGTATCACAGGACAGCTTAGGGCATTTTGATGAGGGAAGGCAAGGCCAACCTTTCAAAAGAAAAGGCATCCAAAACCAGTAGGaataacatttttgaaaaaaacaaagcaaacttgCAAACAGTATCCAAATGAAGAGGGATGGCTTCGGGTCTCAGAAGCTTGTGTTTCTTTCATAGCAAAGCTATATTCCCATCCAATAAACTTTCAAAGCTGAGCCTTGTGCCTTGTCTTTTGTCAGCTGCACGTACAGTGATGCCACAGTGAACCTCAGTCAGCTGTGTATTTCCCCACCACCAACACAAATCTATCTGCTACTTAAGGAATTCAGACACTGTTCTAAATCCACGTGGAGTAAAATGTATGAATTTTGCCTTAATCTTGGAAGAGCAAAGTCTACGTTTAGCTTTTTCCTACTAGCATCAGAGGTTTTGGCCTGGGATAATGCAGTATTTGAGTCAGAGGCATTAACCTTCAGAAGACTGAAGTCTTACTGAGGATGTTTTGATAACACTGTCTAGAGCTGACTTACCATTTCTGTGATAAACTCTATTACCAGGTCCTCAAGAATGTCCACTGATTCTGTGTAAGGGTTCTGGTCATCCCCAAATCCATACATCATGCACCTTACTGCAGAAAGAAACACTTAGCGTGAGGCTTCTTTCATCCATTCAGCGCTGTCAGCAGCACACATCAAGTTGGAGCTCACCAGCCCGCGTGCTCCAGCCCCAGGATGGCACCTTCTCTCTTGGACAGGACAGTTCTTGAGCAAACGTATGGGAAATAAGGAGGCAGACAGAAACCAACAAAAGCCTAGTGCTGTATACACAGAAAAGCTCATCTGATAACAGGCTCCTTAAATATGCATTTAGCCTACCAAATACTGAACACCGACTGACAGCATGACTGATTATTGGCACAGTTAAGTTCAGATGATCGTAGAATGataaaatggttcgggttggaagggaccttaaagatca
Above is a window of Larus michahellis chromosome 1, bLarMic1.1, whole genome shotgun sequence DNA encoding:
- the RMP64 gene encoding nucleolus and neural progenitor protein isoform X2; translation: MNLVGCIETLAGLIPKKNTPQAHAECLVPSQPMLETVALKVLGGCKLILRLLDCCCKAFLLSVQHLCSEEFILLNTVASGLLSRLWIQHRCVLQSLISLYGVLSTSLHLVSETQQMPYIKGFTFPSDISNFLGVNVSSEVKKQKARMLTTKKPTSWLKKLFPTMPEAVSEVGKKRRFATCTSALKNRSIPCPVDIGEPVLVTRASRGKHLGFDVKSLLRPSRPLTQQGISIASTPFKAKSASLSSHIAKSQHTGALVQMVQTASSFGELSEALRKAILWCKGNKFKSESYFLRNKLLKSNRLHHVEAQGCRLKKKLCCVKTSVRKYLLYGSQNTRWPKQYLRARFCRRRIKSSARLKRTLKTVRQNSSQLFGVCENSASPVLPAYQDGPPSREGRSNADRASVRLSTAGTTKQLLLEGSPGPAWEEATENMDIDSIFAAMGV
- the RMP64 gene encoding nucleolus and neural progenitor protein isoform X1 — translated: MAAPEAAWNRLDVPWPASSPTVALADSHPAVRWLPVLRRRCGMVGKRLSGRGLAAEGRVLRAVLYVYHSRLLRHRPYLALQQVEQCLKRLWKMNLVGCIETLAGLIPKKNTPQAHAECLVPSQPMLETVALKVLGGCKLILRLLDCCCKAFLLSVQHLCSEEFILLNTVASGLLSRLWIQHRCVLQSLISLYGVLSTSLHLVSETQQMPYIKGFTFPSDISNFLGVNVSSEVKKQKARMLTTKKPTSWLKKLFPTMPEAVSEVGKKRRFATCTSALKNRSIPCPVDIGEPVLVTRASRGKHLGFDVKSLLRPSRPLTQQGISIASTPFKAKSASLSSHIAKSQHTGALVQMVQTASSFGELSEALRKAILWCKGNKFKSESYFLRNKLLKSNRLHHVEAQGCRLKKKLCCVKTSVRKYLLYGSQNTRWPKQYLRARFCRRRIKSSARLKRTLKTVRQNSSQLFGVCENSASPVLPAYQDGPPSREGRSNADRASVRLSTAGTTKQLLLEGSPGPAWEEATENMDIDSIFAAMGV
- the TAF13 gene encoding transcription initiation factor TFIID subunit 13; translation: MADEEEDAPFEEDAEEAGGGLDGGQGKRKRLFSKELRCMMYGFGDDQNPYTESVDILEDLVIEFITEMTHKAMSIGRQGRVQVEDIVFLIRKDPRKFARVKDLLTMNEELKRARKAFDEANYGS